A single window of Salvia splendens isolate huo1 chromosome 6, SspV2, whole genome shotgun sequence DNA harbors:
- the LOC121810049 gene encoding 60S ribosomal protein L15 translates to MGAYTYVSELWKKKQSDVMRFLLRVRCWEYRQLPAVVRVTRPTRPDKARRLGYKAKQGYVIYRVRIRRGGRKRPVSKGIVYGKPTNQGVTQLKFQRSKRSVAEERAGRKLGGLRVLSSYWINEDSTYKYFEVILIDPAHTTIRNDPRINWICNPVHKHRELRGLTSAGKKYRGLRGRGHLHHKARPSRRATWKRNQTLSLRRYR, encoded by the exons ATGG GAGCGTACACGTACGTGTCGGAGctgtggaagaagaagcaatcGGATGTGATGCGGTTCCTGCTTAGGGTCCGCTGCTGGGAGTACCGTCAGCTTCCCGCTGTTGTACGCGTCACCCGCCCTACCCGTCCCGACAAGGCCCGCCGCCTCGGCTACAAGGCCAAGCAG GGTTATGTCATCTACCGTGTCCGCATAAGACGTGGTGGAAGGAAGAGGCCAGTTTCCAAGGGTATTGTTTACGGTAAGCCCACCAACCAGGGTGTTACTCAGCTGAAATTCCAGCGGAGCAAGCGATCAGTCGCAGAGGAACGAGCTGGAAGGAAACTCGGTGGCCTTAGGGTTCTGAGTTCTTACTGGATTAATGAG GACTCTACTTACAAGTACTTTGAGGTGATTTTGATTGATCCGGCTCATACTACTATTCGCAACGACCCAAGAATCAACTGGATCTGCAATCCAGTCCACAAACACAGGGAGCTTCGCGGACTCACTTCTGCTGGAAAGAAGTACAGGGGTCTCAGGGGCAGAGGGCATTTGCACCACAAAGCACGCCCCTCGAGAAGGGCTACCTGGAAAAGGAACCAGACCCTTTCCCTCCGTCGCTACCGCTAA